From Haliotis asinina isolate JCU_RB_2024 chromosome 8, JCU_Hal_asi_v2, whole genome shotgun sequence, a single genomic window includes:
- the LOC137294709 gene encoding basal body-orientation factor 1-like, protein MPKKSKKGKGKGKKGKKGSKKTKKNESVVAIAAANSRVWEARLDVAERSKQEFRDNAKQLMLENDALQTQMLQTEQDTIDVITYLKKQDQDKDTQLERLQQQMRDMKKEHRKEKEVIVEDFSKQINELEEKLGEKMREVELMQSELKMVKEFRRRRGQMQKELDEIKEAMHTANREHKATLARMEQKFFEEKMRLQQEANQKIAELAEKAHTEAISNLDETTKSVYKENVRLTEALNYHMKEGDMLKKERERLMELSERLQGEKEVNELMVQNKVVQAKQQKEEIKQLTDKQETLEQSLSHVVREFEREKQSLVLKAETETEAAKGELVKLQRVIEMKTREMNKVKKLAKNILDQRTELERFFLEALDQVKGEIAANQAQYRRDAQVAYQQRMLVAHAGKGSYPKIRTFTKSDTSTNSVFKDLEAAERLYNVTGKVDVSDLTWEQKEKVLRYLFAKMNGADNTTVTAKGLPSINGPHVGRQMSLTLAEGDHKDTDPDDLTFLTQAKVDAPGDLNPHPLIPNIGAAKSGMLIEPQAS, encoded by the exons ATGCCGAAAAAGTCCAAAAAAGGCAAAGGAAAAGGAAAGAAGGG GAAGAAGGgatcaaagaaaacaaagaagaaTGAATCAGTTGTTGCAATTGCAGCTGCAAATTCAAGAGTGTGGGAAGCGAGACTGGATGTGGCTGAAAGGTCAAAACAAGAGTTTCG GGACAATGCCAAACAGCTGATGTTGGAGAATGATGCTCTGCAGACTCAGATGTTACAGACAGAGCAAGACACCATTGATGTCATCACCTACCTCAAGAAACAGGACCAGGACAAGGATACGCAG CTTGAACGTCTGCAACAGCAGATGCGAGACATGAAGAAGGAGCATCGCAAGGAGAAGGAGGTGATTGTGGAAGACTTCAGCAAGCAGATCAATGAGCTGGAGGAGAAGTTGGGGGAGAAGATGCGTGAGGTGGAGCTCATGCAGTCCGAACTCAAGATGGTAAAGGAGTTCAGGCGGCGACGGGGTCAGATGCAGAAGGAGCTAGATGAG atcAAGGAAGCCATGCACACTGCCAACAGGGAACATAAGGCTACTCTTGCCAGGATGGAACAGAAATTCTTTGAGGAAAAG ATGCGCTTACAGCAGGAGGCTAAtcagaaaatagctgaactggCAGAGAAGGCTCACACAGAGGCTATATC TAACCTGGATGAGACAACTAAATCTGTGTACAAGGAGAATGTGCGACTGACAGAGGCTCTCAACTACCACATGAAGGAAGGAGACATGTTGAAGAAGGAGCGTGAGCGACTTATGGAACTGAGTGAGCGACTCCAGGGAGAGAAGGAGGTCAATGAGCTGATGGTTCAGAATAAGGTGGTGCAGGCCAAACAGCAAAAGGAAGAGATCAAGCAG CTAACTGACAAACAGGAAACACTTGAACAGTCTCTAAGCCATGTTGTACGGGAGTTTGAGAGAGAGAAGCAATCTCTGGTTTTGAAAGCTGAGACAGAGACTGAGGCTGCCAAGGGGGAGCTTGTCAAACTCCAGAGAGTCATCGAGATGAAGACAAGGGAAATGAACAAGGTCAAGAAGCTAGCTAAAAACATTCTGGACCAACGAACAGAGCTGGAGAGGTTCTTCCTGGAAGCTTTGGACCAAGTGAAAGGAGAGATTGCCGCTAATCA AGCACAGTACCGCCGTGATGCACAAGTAGCATATCAACAGCGGATGCTGGTTGCTCATGCAGGGAAAGGCAGCTATCCCAAGATCCGAACATTCACAAAGTCGGACACCAGCACCAACAGTGTATTCAAGGATCTGGAGGCAGCAGAGAGATT GTATAATGTAACAGGTAAGGTTGATGTGAGTGACCTGACATGGGAACAGAAGGAAAAAGTGCTCAGATACCTGTTTGCCAAGATGAATGGAGCTGACAACACAACTGTCACAGCTAAGGGCCTGCCATCAATAAACGGTCCACATGTGGGGAGACAGATGAGCCTAACACTTGCTGAAGG AGACCACAAGGATACTGATCCAGATGATTTGACCTTCCTGACCCAGGCGAAAGTCGATGCCCCTGGCGACCTCAACCCTCATCCTCTCATCCCAAACATTGGAGCTGCCAAATCAGGGATGTTGATTGAACCACAGGCATCATAA